In Verrucomicrobia bacterium CG1_02_43_26, one genomic interval encodes:
- a CDS encoding molybdenum cofactor biosynthesis protein MoeB — MDELTSEELARYGRNVILPGIGKLGQEKLKRARVLIVGLGGLGSPVAMYLCAAGVGTLGLADMDVIEEHNLQRQVLHDTLGIERKKVDSAKERLANLNPHCRLVIHETGVRPDNVLEILAQYDLVVDGTDNFPTRYLMNDAAYMLNKPLVYGSLFQYEGQVTVFEAYKDGPCYRCLFPEVPEPGTVPNCSEAGILGALCGVIGSLQAMEALKFIVGLGEPLSGQMLTVASLAGRFQKMHIKKDPKCPLCGTHPRIISIEASNYEFECTLNREDHLVTEGLPYEVEAETVADWLKSGEVLLLDVRESYEVDICRLEGSVHIPMGELPERFQQIPKNKTVVVYCHHGGRSLYMTNFLREKGWDNATNLMGGIEGWARKIDPSMRRY; from the coding sequence ATGGACGAACTGACATCAGAAGAACTGGCGCGATATGGACGCAATGTTATTTTGCCAGGAATCGGAAAGCTTGGGCAAGAGAAACTTAAGCGCGCGCGCGTATTGATTGTTGGATTAGGGGGGCTGGGTAGCCCTGTAGCTATGTATTTATGCGCGGCAGGTGTGGGCACCCTTGGGTTGGCCGATATGGATGTTATTGAAGAGCATAATTTGCAACGACAAGTCTTGCATGATACCCTTGGTATAGAGCGCAAAAAAGTGGATTCGGCCAAAGAACGGTTAGCTAACTTGAACCCCCATTGCCGATTGGTTATACATGAAACAGGCGTTCGGCCGGACAATGTTTTAGAGATATTAGCGCAGTACGACCTTGTGGTGGACGGGACAGATAATTTTCCCACACGCTATTTAATGAACGACGCGGCCTATATGCTCAATAAACCACTTGTTTACGGTAGCCTATTTCAATATGAAGGCCAGGTAACCGTTTTTGAAGCTTATAAAGACGGGCCCTGTTACCGCTGTTTGTTTCCGGAAGTGCCGGAGCCCGGAACCGTTCCGAACTGCTCTGAAGCAGGGATATTGGGGGCGCTTTGTGGTGTTATAGGCAGCCTGCAAGCGATGGAAGCGCTTAAGTTTATTGTGGGTTTAGGAGAACCCTTAAGCGGCCAGATGTTGACTGTAGCAAGCTTAGCGGGACGCTTTCAGAAAATGCATATTAAGAAAGACCCCAAGTGCCCCCTATGCGGGACACACCCCAGGATAATTTCGATTGAAGCTAGCAATTATGAATTTGAGTGTACGCTGAATAGAGAAGACCATTTGGTGACCGAAGGATTGCCCTACGAAGTAGAAGCTGAAACGGTAGCAGACTGGCTGAAATCCGGCGAAGTATTGTTACTAGATGTGCGCGAAAGCTACGAAGTAGATATATGCCGACTAGAAGGATCTGTTCATATACCGATGGGGGAGCTTCCTGAACGTTTTCAACAGATACCAAAAAACAAGACAGTGGTTGTATATTGCCACCACGGTGGGCGAAGCCTTTATATGACCAATTTCTTACGTGAAAAAGGGTGGGACAATGCCACTAATTTAATGGGCGGGATAGAAGGCTGGGCGCGCAAAATTGACCCCAGCATGCGACGTTACTGA